The DNA region GGTACGGAGCGCGACACTGCCTTGTGGGCGGTCGGTACCTTCGAGGGATGCCGCGGCCGACGCAAGCCCCCAGAGTCGGCCAAGGTCGAATAGTGTCTGACATCCCGTCTTGCGCATGATCTGGGCGCGGTGGCACTCGACGGTCTTGGGGCTGATGGCCAAGTCAACGGCAATCTCCTTTGTCGATTGGTTGCTGGCAATGCAATGCAATACCTCCGTTTCGCGCCGTGAGAGGTTCGCGAGGCGTGCGGCGGCCTGAATGCCATTGGCGAACCCGGCGCCGCCGCGCCGCCGCAGGCTCGGCATCTCGGGACTTGGGGTGCAAGGGTCCTTGCACCCGCCATTTATGGCGGTATGCTCATGTTTGATCATCGTTGCTTCCTACGGCTACGGGTGATCGTCTGGCTGGGTGACCGGCTTAGGCGGGGTGCCTGCCTGTTGGCGCAGGCAGGCACCCATTAGGCGCGGTTAGGCGGCCTTTCTGATTATTGGATCCTCGGGGTTCTCGCCCGGCTCTTGCGGGGCGCGACGGTAACAATCCGCTCCAGCCATCTCGTCGTTGGCATATGGCTGTTCGGGCATCGAGGCACCGAACGACGCCAGCGCCCTCGTCTCAGCGTATGCTGACTCATATTCGACTGTTCCCGTCACGCCGGGCGTATGGTCGATTACTTCACCAAAGGCCAGCATGCAGTCCTGGTGATACTTCTTCGGGCGGCACATGTGAGCGTGCCACGCCATATCGATCAATTTGGTGGGGACGATGGTGGCGGTCGGGTGGAGCGCGACGGCCGCCAAGAACTCCCGATAGAGGAAAACGGCGCGCTCCGCTTGCGTGAAATCCATGCCGGACCGCGCGAGATCCGAGACGACAACAGATAGGTCCAAGCCCTGAATTAGAGCAATTTTCGTTACTGTCACGCAATCATACCTTCTAGTTAATGGTCGCGCCGCCGGGA from Azospirillum sp. B510 includes:
- a CDS encoding LuxR C-terminal-related transcriptional regulator; translated protein: MIKHEHTAINGGCKDPCTPSPEMPSLRRRGGAGFANGIQAAARLANLSRRETEVLHCIASNQSTKEIAVDLAISPKTVECHRAQIMRKTGCQTLFDLGRLWGLASAAASLEGTDRPQGSVALRTALAAVTAIGQSPDLGHRSRIDQLTRQQLLDRAQCDREDAQRAIRSGLISAAAMMLNDAERCELRAKTLKRATAALATEPLPEERCGGEGLLARPR